The genomic DNA TTTAAGTGGCCCATTAAgagctgagtaacaacaaaagccagcatgTCCTGaggctctccagggccagggttggGCAACACTCTCATCCAGTCCATTGTCTGTGTGATCCAAGAGTGACCCGGGACAGGGATCTGGAGCAAAGGATTCGAACACGCGTCCAGATGATGCAGGAGAGGCACAGGAGATCAGGGGGCTCCGCGCAGGAGGAGATGGGGGTGAGGTCCCAGAGCAGTCCCATGTGGGGTCACGTGTGAGGGTTTCAGATCTGTGTTGTAAAGCAGTTATTTTCAGCACTAAATGACAAAGTCAGTAAACGATTGATTGTTGTCCCCCATGCATTGTGTGGCATCCAGTCTGTAtgataaaggggggggggggggagctctaTGTGGTAATTAATGTGACACTTGTCGCCaaagtgtggggggaggggaggtgggctgTAGTCACCTCAGATAAGAGGCCCGAAGGAAAAACGTGATGAGATGGCTCTTTATCAAAACTATGCATGCATGAGTTTGTTTCCCAACCGAAAAAAAGCCAAActgactgaaatatttaaaggaGAATGGAACCCCGCCtgcatgcctgtctgtcagCCTTGTTCATGGTTTGGCTGTGTTTGGTGTCTGTCTGCTCGAGATAACATTCATGTATGTGTTTGATGAGAGATAAGGCGTCATTCTTCACATTTTCGATTTTATAATAAAGGCCAAACTGCAAAGCTAGCCAATCGCTTTCTAGGTGATAAATTCTAGTAATGTGAATCTATTCTGTCTAAAGTAAGAAACATtgtattaatgtgtgtttttaaaaaatatatgttaatgtgtcaaaaatgtttaaaaatgaaacattttaattttttcacacattttttgcattttgtgaaatattcacagtatgccaatattaaatatGCGAATATAATGATGTTGAATTTCACTGTGGggaatatattttaatacagttaaatattttgattttctgTTTGAAATCCATATTCGCAGGTTCACAGGTACATACCGGTTCTTcttcagtggtttttttttttatctcaaccccCTACAGGTGAAACTGTTACAGCAGGAAGCTGCAGCAGAACAGGAGCACGAACACAAGAAAGCTTATCGATTCACTGCTTTCACTGGAGAGGAATCGCCGTGAAGCTGCACAGCCTGTACCCTCTCCGTATGCTGCTATTCCTGTACTGCGTTACACTATGTCATATCAAACTGCGGTCAGACCATGAGAGCGGATCTGGCTCGCTCGGCTTGCCAGCCTGTCCCTGTCTAATGGCATTGTTCTGTGGAAGCCTGCAGCTGTTTTCTGTTACTGGTGTTGACGACGGGAGATACTgtgaattgtttgtgtttgaatcAAAGGTGAAATGAGTGTTGCTGTTCTTTTTGAGAGCGCATCTTTTTAATGTATCATGCAAGGACGTTTCTGATGTAATATAACCATCGTAgctcaaatgtatttaatagaGAATTGCTTTTTATCACTGGCCATTTTGGTGACTATTTTAAATTTCTCTTCTCTCCATACCATGTTGTATGTGTTATGAATTCGCGCCACTTTTTTCTGAAATGGTCTCTGTCAAGCACTCTGACACCTGCACAGTGTCCCCAGTTTACAAATGCTAAGCAATATAATTTCAGAAGGGTTCTTAATTTGTCCACAAGGTGGTGCTTTTATGTGATGATTCTGCCAAACAGGTAAGGCCGAAGGGGTTTTAGCCGATTAAGTCAAACCTGAAGTTGTAAAATGAACTATTTAAATACTGAAGAGGGATATATTGCAAATTAAGATAATCTCGGGACTTTAAAGTCTCTGTTTAAGCTAAATTTATCAAATCtcgaaaaacaaatattaatagGTGGCAATGCATTGACTCAGAAAAGTTTGAAATTCTCATACAGTAAActggtaaatatttaaaattgttaTACAGAGATTAATATTACGAATACAAACAACTAAGAAGTATTTGAGGTGGATTTTAGATTTATTGCAACAAACCTTCACATAACTTTGGGTTGTGTTAGTATGAATCTCAAAATTTTACTCTATCCATTGACGTTtataaatgtgaattgttttatggTATATAAGTATGACTTATTAGTGTAGTTACTAAACAATTGGATTGACATTGATAGACATGGACTGGCAGATAATCAGGGGTAAACATTAAAACTGCATGATGAATGAACGTCACTTTACAACCTTTTGGAAATTTTATTGAGTTGAAGTTTCTGGGAAATTATCCAGCCAACTGTATCTTAACTGGACTGCTATATTCGAAGCCTGACCTACGTTACCAGTTCCAAATCGTTCACCTGAAATAAAGGTCATGTATGGTAATTAATCATTTAGAATAAGGTAAActatcaatctgtcaatcacACGGGAAACGGTATCTGCCAACAAAAACGATCGAAATGGATGTAATGAATGCAATTTCCTTCAAATAACTGAAGACCATCAAGCTTTTGAGTTGATTTGGAAAAGCAGTGCTGAAGGATTGCTCTCCTCtttctttgtgatgtcactactGGCAGGGCTGTTGTAATTGCCTCGGTGGAGGTGATGGCGTCATTCTGTGCCCTGGTGTAGCCTCCCGTGCTCCAAAGGAGAAGGGAGAAGGATCTGAGGCCGAGGCGATCATGGCTCTCGCGGCCGGGATCGAGCAGCGCCAACCGGGACACCTCATCCAGGAAAATATGGAGGCTGCGGCGGAGGAGCTGCGGGCCGGCTCCAGGATCCCGGTGATCATCGATCAAATAGTTAACGACACGCTAGTGGTGACCCTCAGCTACCGAGAAAGGAGCTACACGGGAATATTGCTCGATTCCAACAAAAAGTGAGTTTCTATTTAAGGCGAGTTTTAGgaggtatttattttaataaaatgcacagGCCTGCACGCATACAAAGGAGCGCGGAGAGAACTCATGACTAGGCCTTAATTACACAGTGcgcttttcagataaaaactatttaatatGTATTGCAGTCAGAATCGCCTCATTCTCgataatttgcattttaacactCGTATACGGGTAATTTAGAATATATTATATGCAACTGTTTAAACGACGGCATACATTTGACAAGCTATCTATCTTGGCTATTTAGCAAGCTGGCTAGCTAAATAGCTGggaagctagcttgctaattaTCCATTGCTGCTAGGTAGATTGCTAGCTGGACACATTAAGATGGTGCCATTTTTGGCACAgtctaaattaatataaaaggaaaacaatttaCAACAGTGTTTTATTGTAGAAAACAATTTACAAATTTGCCCACAGCTGGTCTGCTAGCTAGGTATGGGTGGAACaattttttcattgttgtaGCAAGATATTtgaattcttttgttttgtcaatAGATTGTGCCAAAGGAAGCATGCACGTGTTATGGTTACTCTCATaactaaaactaaataaaattaaggGAGTTTTACATGATTACTGAGCATTTGCAGTGTCTGTCTATGCTTGTGTCCATGTGCCAGTTTGCAGAACACCCTActtctctcagaaaaaaaaacaaacatttatcaTGACTGGTAAAATGCATCTAGACCAGTCCCGGGAAAGCACCATTTAAATGCTGCTATGGAGCATATCACTGCTCATTAATTGTGAAATGTCAGTAATGTTACAGAGTTACTCCTCTCTGTTCACTGGCTGATGTGTGGGGTCTCTGATGACTGATTGAATACATattctgtactgtgctgtgtagTTTGGAAATCAAATGAAAGGTGGATAGGTAGggttgtctttttctctctcttattaAAAAGGGGGGGATGAGGCATCACACAGTGCAGTCCGACTGGGGCCTTGTAGTCACATGGGCTCCCCTTGTTGAATTGATAGAACCCTATCTCTTAAAACCTTGGTGTATTTATAGAACCCTGCAGCTACATAATCATACCaaccatttttttgtgaatgtgcaCAAACATTCCAAGCAGCACATAAAGGCCAGTGGTTCCTGTCATAGAATGTTTCAGCTGGCTAATGGCTGTTCTACCTTTCACAGACAAAATGTTCTTTGTTAACTTCTCCTGCATTGAGTGTCTGCATTCAAGCcctgctgttttcttttgtccTTTTTGGAAGTTTTTGCGCTTCTGTTCGGTTTCTGTTGcattatctgtgtgtttatgatctttttctttaaaacttaGGCCAGCACAGGCCGATGGGTAGCAGTGATGCTATTAATGCAACGTTTATTTGTCCAGCAGAAATTCTCATTTGTAGAACTTGCACTGGACACCTGGGTAGATTTTTGTTGCTGTAGCGAGGCCTTGGGATATTTTACAAGCacgttaaaaaacaaaaaagaagtaactagaaaaaaagaaaatgcttcaGGTTTCTTATAAAAAAGAGTGAATCAAGAAAGCGAATAGAGGTATTTTCAGAATCTTGAGCTTTCCcttgtcatttaaattaatctCCTCATAAAAATCCACTGTGGCTTTgaataatatgtatttaaatatacagcTATGTATGGCATCTGGGTACTCTGGCACTACTAGTGAATTCTgggattgtttttgttcagaaagaTGGAGCGGGACTCCGCACCCTTTAGCTCTTTGTGAAGGTTGACACAACAGACTCGTGTTTCAGAAGTGGCCACAGTCACCTTTGAAAGTTTCCTAATATCAGTTTCACTGCAGCTCGAAGTGTGCCGAGCCTGTAGCTTATAAAGaaagtgtagtgtgtgtgtgtgcgcgtgtgtttttAATAGGCCACCGCAAACACAGTGCTGTTCCGGCAGTGCTAGGACAAAAGgaaccccagcccccacccccaccctctccctatTAAAATGCGCAATATTCAGGTGATGTGTCATGTTGAGAAGCCAGGATGTCTGGCCATATTCAGAGCctgtatatgtttatatatatatatttcattttattaaataattatttctgtagcatatttgtttttgaaatgtcaaGCTGAATCAcataattagcatttttgacTCAGCAGCTCCAAAATTGGCAGTTTTGGGGCAGGAAACACAAAGAGGCCCCTTCCTTTTCAGCGCACACTGTACGCATGTTTCACTTCTCTCTTTATTCAAGGGTTACAAGGCTGTTGCAAAAATAGTTTGATAGTGTGAACATTGAGTTAGGTCACCCTTGGCGTCCACCCAactcagccccccctcccccccccgtatTACACAGAACCCGGGGCAGCAGCTGAACTCGGTATCAAGCAGCTCTTTCCTGTGTGCTCAGGGCCAGCTGTGGGCTGTAGGCCGTGTGAAGATCGGAATTCAAACAAAGGCAGAGACAATGGGAGCCGGCGGTGTTTACCGTGGGTCTGCACACGGGCGCAAAACCTGCTCAACAAGTGCAGCTCCGGCAAGACTGAGCGCGCCTGCGAGAGGGACTCCCGCTCGCGCGGGTTTCTAGGAACCGACCGGGGCTGGAGTTTGCGTTAAAGTCTGCGTGACCAGCGAAgctgctgtactgtgtgttttaCCTTAACCGTGGTGTTGGTTAGTGTGAGGGCTGAGAAGTGTTGCCCATAACACAAAGGGAAAACCGGCCgagttaatttggtaattaagGGAACCAAGCTTCTGCCTAATCTCAAGTTCATTTTGTTTCGCCACTTTCTTTAAGAATTAGAATCGTCCGCTTTCTCCCCCGCCAATCAAAATCTTATTTAGACTTGGGTATTGAAAAGTAAGTCTCAGTGAATGATGTAGGCTATTCTCTGTCCCTGACTCTGTCTGGGTTGTCCACATGTCTGGGCCCTAATCCCCTCTGTTCTTGCTGCAGGACAGGGCTGTTTTGCCTGCCAGATGTGGTGACAAAGCAAGAGGAGTCCCCAGCACTGAGGCCCTGCACTGACGTTCCACCCCTCCAGCCCTGCGCCGAGCCTTCCAGTCAGACAGAGCCCAGACCGAGGGACGAAAATGCCCTTCCAGAGAAGACTCCGGCTtttgcccctgcccctgcccctgcccctgcccccacccccacacccgcACCTGCACCCGCACCCATACCCGCACCTGTACCCACCCCAGTGCCTGCTGGGCAAGCTCCTTACCCCCCGTATTTTGAAGgagcccccttcccccagcccCTGTGGGTACGGCACAGCTACGGCCAGTGGGTGCCGCAGCCCCCTCCCCGGCCAATCAAACGCAAGAAGAGGCGGAGCCGGGAGCCCGGCCGCATGACCATGAGCACcatcaggctccgcccccggcagGTACTGTGCGAGAAGTGCAAGAACACCCTGAACAGCGACGAGGACAGCAAGGACGGGTCAGGCGGGGCCAAGGCCGCCAAGAAGGAGGACGGCGACGGCAAGGAGGGCAAGAGGCGGGACGAGCCCGGGGTGTACGACGCCAAGAGGTGCAAAAGGGACAAGTTCCCGGGGGAGGTGGTCCCCCACAGCCCTGTCATCAAGATCTCCTACAGCACACCGCAGGGCAAGGGGGAGGTGATGAAGATCCCCTCCCGGGTGCACGGCTCTGTCAAACCCTTCTGCCCCAAACAGCAGGCCCAGGACGCGCTGGGGGAGGCCCCGCAGGAGGAGCCGACGCCCGCCCCGGACGCTCCCGCGCTCTGCCCCGCCGTCTCCATCCCCAAACTCAAGCTGCCGAGGCCCCCGCAGCCCGCCCAGGACATCCCGTCCCCGAAAATCCGACTGAAGCCGCGGGGGGCCGGGGAGGACAGCCTGTCGGTGTACGAGGCGgagctggtgggcggggccaggaggcGGAGCCCCCGGGGGCCGGGCCCGCAGCTGCCGGGCCACTCGGAGGACTCGGCGGAGAAGAGCTCCCTGGAGCAGTCGTCCGGGAGCTCCGGGGAGGAGGGCGATCGCCACGGCGACCTCACCCTCCTCATCAACTTCCGCAAGCGCAAGGCGGACTCGTCCAGCCTGTCGGTGTGCAGCAGCGACAGCCTGGACGAGTCCAAGTCCTTCAGCTCGGACGGCACCTCGCCCGAGCTCTGCGACCTGGCGCCCGGCGACGACCTGTccgtgtcctcctcctcctcttcctcgcggGACGCGGGCAAGACGGTGCCGCCCCTGACCGTGCGCCTGCACACGCGCAGCATGACCAAGTGCGTGACGGAGGAGGGCCACGCGGTCGCCGTGGGCGACGTGGTGTGGGGGAAGATCCACGGCTTCCCGTGGTGGCCGGCGCGGGTCCTCAGCCTGGCCTGCCGGAAGGGCGAGCCGCGGGGGGCCGAGGCCTGGCCCGAGGCCACCGTGTCCTGGTTCGGCTCGCCCACCACCTCCCAGCTCTCCGTCTCCAAACTCTCGCCCTTCCGGGACTTTTTCCGCTCGCGCTTCAACCGCAAGAAGAAAGGGATGTACCGCCGGGCCATCGTGGAGGCCGCCAAGGCGGTGGGGCACATGAGCCCCGAGATCACCACGCTCCTCTCTCACTGCGAGACGTAGGTGAGTCTTTACCCGGCTCCTCTCCCGCCTCCTTTTTATCTCCCCTCACTGTGACTCACGGCTGAGTCTTTTACATACTTAACTGTGAGAGGTAGGTGAGCGAATGAGTCTTTGTCATATCTGACTTTGAGACAAAGGTGAATAAGTTGGCCTTAACCTTATCTGACTTTGAGACAAAGGTGAATAAGTTGGCCTTAACCTTATCTGACTGAGAGGCAGTGAGCGTTTACCCCCCTCTGAGAGGAGAGTGACGCCTCACCTCAGCGTTAACGGCTGCCCTTAACGCCTGCGGCCCTAACGCGCCGTTCAGGGTGATTGAGCGGCTAATTGGATTTAGCATTGCTGCTAACGTGTGCCCTGTCTGACGCTGCGAGACCGTGAGCCAATGCAAATGTGCCGCAGATTAAGTGTGCCCCACCCTGGTTTGCAtcggtctcccccccccccccccgggccatGCCTTTGCATTCAGGCTGTTTAGCTTGGCTCCATTTGCTACCGCGTCCTGCGGATTCACGGGTTAGCATTTGCTTTATCCTTTTCTCACCTGCGCTTCTCTGTGGAGTGTTTCACTGTTGAAGCACCTGTGTTTTCATAAGGTTTGTGTGCTGTTAGTGTATCCATCCGTTGCTATTCGTTGTTTCAGGTTTCCGGTTTAAcccggagggagggagaaatgaaaATCTTGTAGCATAACAGGTAGCTGACTCACAGATAAGCGTCTGCACACGCACCCCAGAGGAGCTGTGTTTATTAAGCTCAGAGCTTGTGCGCATGCGCGCCAGGCCATCGTTAGCCTGAAGGTCAGCCGTCAGATGCTCCTGCTCCACGGAGAGCGGGCGTGTCCTGTGATGAGCGTGCGTGCGGAGAACGCCCCGGGAAAGGTCACGTCAGTGAGTCCGGCCCTGCGGGACGCGGCCTGCGTTGTTTCAGCACTGACGCGTGAACGCCGGGGAGATGGGCTCTGAGGCGTACGCGTGGTCCCGCCCACGGTGCTGTCCCACGATGCATTTTTGGGAATTACGCTGCGGTTCCGTGGTGAATTTGAACATCTAATTGTAGGACATGTTGTACATGCTCCCAAAAAATGGCAAGCTCTTAAACGCGCGAATGTGGAGCGTTGGTAAATATGTGGAAACGGGCGCGCGCTGCTATATATACGCTCTGTTATGAGGTCATAGGGCGGTCAGCGCTATTTCTGTCCCCTCTGAGAGCAGGAGCTATGCGGTTGCCTTCCCGGGCAAAATGGCGACTGACCACGCGAGTTCCCCCTGAAGCCCGCCGCCGTGCCGTTTTGCGGTGTTAGCGTTAGCCCCGCGTGCTGGGAAAGAGTCCTCCCTCTGCGAGCTGCGCTCTCACGCTCCTGAAGCGGATGTGCAGCCCCGGGCAGGCCCTCAGGCCTGGGCTGAGCGGGTGCCTGAGCGGGTGCCTGAACCGGCCCTCCCACATGCAGTTTAAGACTGGAGCCCCGGTCCTGCCGTTGCGTCAGGCGTGTGTGACGGCGGTTATGCAGTCGCAGCCCCCCCCGCGCGCACGTGCAGCCTTGCGGTCTGATGCAAATGGCAGCTCACTGCTGGCTGCCGCATGGCACGAGGGCTTTTTCCCTACGCGTTCGGAGGGGACGGGTGCTTTGTACTGTTGTTTGTGCCAGCGTTGTTGCAGCACGCCTGTTCTCCGTCTGGGCCTGTCGGAGGAAGAAGACGACGACTCCCACGTTTCCTCATtaatcctgtttttatttttccttccttccttccttttctccctccctccctccctcctcctcctcccccccgaaGAGACAGAAGTTGTGAGTACACAGTCATCTTCCACAGCGATCCCCGAACACACGTACCTccccggggagagagagagagagagagagcacctgtcgttgccatggtgacacCGAGGAAGAGGATTTGGCGCCtcagccccctcccaccccaccactGATGCAGGGAgaaccggggggtgggggcccaCAGGTGGAGCGGCGACCCGCTTAGGGAGGGCTCCCCAAAAGCGATCCCTCCTGGAACGACTCTGAacaattcctgtttttttttttcctctccatttCCTATATTTTAATAGAGTGAATAGCGACACTACAACGGCCGAATGTATTTATTACCTACAACACTTTAGTGGATCTTTTTACAATCTAAGACCTTCTCACTGCTGCTGTTTTCCCGGTCGATCCTCTGCCCCTTGCATTTGTGACTGCCGGCCTCCACCAATGAGCGACTGTCCCTCGTGGCCATGTGACTGTTTGCCTCCACCAATGAGCGAACTGAGCCGTCGTACCCAGGAAGTCAGGTTCGATCCTTGTGCCATCCTCCttttaaagcatataaatgcatatattatatatagatATCTATATATTACTAATGAGAAGTCTTATGATACGGTTTTCACTCTTCGGATATGAACACGATGTGAAGCGGCTGTCGTTTTCTCAGATCACGCTGTAGGTCTTATAATATGCAGTATTTCTCTATCAGACTTGCTGCTCTGTCAGacagctgtgtctctgtgctggtttcctccccccccctgagGAACGCAGAAGTATTACTACCCTCCCCCGCCCTCTGACTTTCCCCCAGCCTGTTAGGAACACGTCCTCGGCCGGTGAGAGGTGGACCCAGCCCCATCCCGCTTCACTTTACTTATTTAATGTTTCATGAAAAGAAAGCACTTTATCTCTACCGTAGTGGCCTGCTGCAAACCAACTATGAGTTTCTGTGTCACGAACACTAACTGGAGTTACAGTACTGACGCGCAGACGACAACGTTAGATGGAATGcagttgatttttttattttatttcgtttttgtttttttgttttttgtaagttTGAAAGCAAACTTGTTTGGAagctggaaggaaaaaaaacacacttttcgAGGGCAATTGTCTACACTGTATCCGTAAACTTACCTGAACTgtactgtgcatttttttccaccgAATTCCACTGGAGAAATCAAAATGTTCTGTCCTATGCATCCCATCCTGATTAAAGCTTTAAATGACTTGTTGTCAGAATACTGTGAACTCTGGTACTGGTGTGTTCTgggcagggctggggaggggaggggggagggggcagaggtcagaggtcagaatAGGAGTGGTGCCCAAAGATTTGACTGTGAGAAGTATTGACCTTTCACGACTCCAGAGGAGCGGTTCCCAGACCTGGTTATGAGGACCTGCAGTTTGTGTGCGCATTTATATGCTTTGCAGTCATTCAGTTTGGCTGGCCTATTGGAAGATTCTGTCTGAGGTGTTTCTGAGCTGGTTTAGTTTGTAGGTAAAGATGTCTTCGCTGTTCGTTTATGTTCGTCAACCGCCTCCCACACTCTGCTCTATCTGGCCTTGGAAGCGCTCAATTGAACCGCTAATTAATATTTGTCAATTGAGCCAACTTTGAATGTGGAGTTCCAGGTAGTTTAACAGAACGcaaatgaactgaatttaagTCGTTAGAGATGCTTTGACTTGAATGTTTGCATCAGGGCACTGGTCCACCATTGTAGCCCTCTCCCAAGGTCCTGGGAGCGGAGAGTAGTGGCGGTGTGGAGCCCTGATCAGAAGGCTAGCGGCTCTGTGAAGCCTCAGTGCCTAATGAAAGGCTCTGTCTGGGAGGGCACGCATTCAGAGGCTGGGAAAGCTTGCTCTGGAGGAGAAAGGGCTACAGCTGGAGAGgtctgaacaggaagtggaggggggTGAATTTGAAGTGGGTATTTGAAGAGTGCTAAACTGCATGGGCCTCCACCGTCCtgcttcccctcctcctcctaaCCGTTTCTGCCCAGCAGTGTAACACCATTGGGTCTCCCGCGCTGGTGGTCTCACACACTAGGTCCCTCActagctccccctgctggttgtGCAGAGGGCTTTGCAGACTTCAGGTGATTTGCTTGTGTTAGCAACATTGCAGCCTGCCGTGGTTTGCACTGATGAAATCAGtaggctttttttatttactgtacatacaataaaacatacaagCAATACTCCCAACCTAGTCTGAGCCATTTCCTTTCTTTGACCTGACTGCTGTCTGAATGGTTTCTGCCTACTGTGGATCATCTTCACAGGCTCAGATCTGTTTTAGTGGTTGTTTTTGTTGCCGTTGCTTCTCAAATGCTTACTTTCTCTGAGTCTGAAAGTGAACCTTGTCATGTGCAATCTGGTACGCTCAACCCAAACCCAAGATTTCAAGCCTTCCTATATTGACATTCAATCAATGGAGGCAAACACCTTGAAAATGCGGTACGCTTGGAGTTTGTGAAGTGGGCTGTGTTGGGGTGTGGATGTTCTCTCTGTGCTTTGTTGGTGGTGCGCAGTGAAATGTCTTTATCCCATATTCAAACCCCTAACTGAAATGCTTCCCCTTCTCTCGCCTCCCTGACccttccctcttctcctcctctccatctcgTCTCCTTCAAGGGACTCATGGCTGCCCACGGCAACCTGATTAAAGTGGAATTACCCGGAATTACCGGGGAAAGTCCTTCGATTACAGCGTCCGTCCCCGGCGGCTGTGTGCGCTTCACTTGGGCCGGTGTTCAGTGCGCTCAGTGAGCCGCGGTGTTTGAGCCGCGGTCCTCCACCTCTCCGCCTCTAACACACGGCTCCACCGCCGCGGCCTGGCGGAGCCCGTCCCTGAAGCCCTTTGGCCCTGTCGCGTGACTGAGCTGGCCTTCTAGCTTCTCCGGCTCAGCGCACGCTGCACAAGGCCTGCAAAGGCTGTTGGCAGCAGTATCACGGAGTCTGAGAAggattagtgtttttttttgaacacacCTATGTAAGAAGATCAGCGTAGTGACTCCTCCCTGAAGAACGTTTGGGGGTGGTGATCGAGCGCGTTGTTTGCTCTAATACACGGCGCCGGAATGTTCCGCTGTTCTTTTTTGGCAGGCGTGGTTTATAGGCGTTGATGGTTTGGTGTATCAGTATTGCAGGCGTTGGGTGGGGGCATGGACTATGTCCAGGGAATGTTAAGCATATCTGATTGGCCCGCTGATCAGTGCAGACATTGGTTAATTTTTCTGGCCCTAGACAGGTCTTGTACAGGTTATGGTATCTGAGTGCTTGCTTCTTCCTGACTGTGAGGGGGTTTTCCTGGGCTGCAAGAGCTGGTTTCCAGTGTTTGAGTGCCAGCCAGACTTTGGAGTTTGGGGGCAATAAGGCTGTGTTCCTCAGCCTCGGTCCTGGGGCCCtccctgtgtatgctgggttTCATgccaaccacagttgcaatcacagaattaaaaaattttaagcTGGTAATATTTGttaattatgtgcttttcatgtttatagGGATTATTTAcgctcttaagccacattatgtcggAAATAGCTTTGCATGTCATGAAGAGTAAAGtctcatattcacattgtgGCATGTTGCAAATAAGAgaagtaaaaaatgtttaactgcTCAAATTAAAGACTTGAATCAGTAGGCTTCTAACTGGTGATAGTGTGGACCTGAATTctgttaataagtttaaggaGAAATATATTGGAGAACTTAAACATGTGTTCAGAAACCTGTTTGGGAGCCTGTtcattcacctcagtctttaatttgatcagtttaaaaaatgtgtatttaggCACTTGGAACTTAGGTAATTGTTTGCGGTGTAGGATAATAAGTGCAATGAGAACGTGGGACTTTATTCTTCATGGTATGCTTAGCTATGTCTGACGaaaatgtggcttaagagaGTAATTCCTctaatcatgaaaaatatgtcattaaaaaaaattaacatgttaacattctgagattgcaattgtggcTGCACCCAAAACCAGCATAGACAGGGGTGCCTCAGgcctgagtttgagaaccactgcggTGA from Anguilla rostrata isolate EN2019 chromosome 18, ASM1855537v3, whole genome shotgun sequence includes the following:
- the pwwp2b gene encoding PWWP domain-containing protein 2B, with amino-acid sequence MALAAGIEQRQPGHLIQENMEAAAEELRAGSRIPVIIDQIVNDTLVVTLSYRERSYTGILLDSNKKTGLFCLPDVVTKQEESPALRPCTDVPPLQPCAEPSSQTEPRPRDENALPEKTPAFAPAPAPAPAPTPTPAPAPAPIPAPVPTPVPAGQAPYPPYFEGAPFPQPLWVRHSYGQWVPQPPPRPIKRKKRRSREPGRMTMSTIRLRPRQVLCEKCKNTLNSDEDSKDGSGGAKAAKKEDGDGKEGKRRDEPGVYDAKRCKRDKFPGEVVPHSPVIKISYSTPQGKGEVMKIPSRVHGSVKPFCPKQQAQDALGEAPQEEPTPAPDAPALCPAVSIPKLKLPRPPQPAQDIPSPKIRLKPRGAGEDSLSVYEAELVGGARRRSPRGPGPQLPGHSEDSAEKSSLEQSSGSSGEEGDRHGDLTLLINFRKRKADSSSLSVCSSDSLDESKSFSSDGTSPELCDLAPGDDLSVSSSSSSSRDAGKTVPPLTVRLHTRSMTKCVTEEGHAVAVGDVVWGKIHGFPWWPARVLSLACRKGEPRGAEAWPEATVSWFGSPTTSQLSVSKLSPFRDFFRSRFNRKKKGMYRRAIVEAAKAVGHMSPEITTLLSHCET